One window of Amaranthus tricolor cultivar Red isolate AtriRed21 chromosome 13, ASM2621246v1, whole genome shotgun sequence genomic DNA carries:
- the LOC130798903 gene encoding uncharacterized protein LOC130798903 has protein sequence MDSRISPNFVPNYNHELFVGHGDNTNHSLSTKHLNGLNFEQWERSVQISLVAKNKMGFVDGSCRKPADPQMTKQWELYDKMVISWLLNSCEENISSSVLYCNSTAYIWKELKNRFSQSNGPKILQIDKELNSFEQGNLSIAEYFTKLKSLWDAYDSLVKIPKCSCALCTCDVNGSIVELIKNQRLYKFLMGLNGAYKTVRGNILMIKPVPDVNTAYSILIQDETQREFSDNSASVSENNAFAVNRNQFNSNGNRNFFPYMTGHHFGNYNKGRSGSVSYQFGSGNGSAYHKNQERRSNYFCEHCKMQGHTIDKCFKTSS, from the coding sequence atgGATTCTAGAATTTCCCCAAATTTTGTTCCTAATTACAATCATGAATTATTTGTAGGTCATGGTGACAATACTAACCATTCTCTTTCTACCAAACATCTGAATGGATTGAATTTTGAGCAATGGGAACGCTCAGTCCAGATTTCTTTAGTGGCGAAGAACAAGATGGGATTTGTAGATGGTTCTTGCAGAAAACCAGCAGATCCTCAGATGACAAAGCAGTGGGAACTATACGATAAAATGGTAATTTCTTGGCTTCTAAATTCTTGTGAAGAAAACATTAGTTCCAGTGTTCTTTACTGTAATTCTACTGCTTATATATGGAAAGAGTTAAAGAATAGGTTCTCTCAATCTAATGGACCTAAAATTCTGCAAATTGATAAAGAATTAAATTCTTTTGAACAAGGAAATTTGTCAATTGCTGAGTATTTTACCAAATTGAAGAGTTTATGGGATGCATATGACAGTCTTGTGAAAATTCCCAAATGTTCTTGTGCTCTTTGTACTTGTGATGTTAATGGTTCAATTGTTGAGTTGATTAAGAATCAAAGACTGTACAAATTCTTAATGGGTTTGAATGGAGCATATAAAACTGTTAGAGGCAATATTCTTATGATTAAACCAGTACCAGATGTTAATACTGCTTACAGTATCTTGATTCAAGATGAGACCCAGAGAGAATTTTCTGATAATTCGGCTTCTGTGAGTGAAAATAATGCTTTTGCTGTCAATAGAAACCAGTTTAATTCCAATGGAAATAGGAATTTTTTTCCCTACATGACTGGTCATCATTTTGGAAATTACAATAAAGGGAGATCTGGGTCTGTTTCATATCAATTTGGTTCTGGTAATGGTTCTGCATATCACAAGAATCAAGAAAGAAGAAGCAATTATTTCTGTGAACATTGTAAAATGCAAGGCCACACTATAGATAAATGCTTTAAAACTTCATCCTGA